The DNA sequence GCCTGAAGGTCACTCTCAAGTTGCATACACCTAGGCTCGGAAGCTTTCAAATCGGCCTCTATCTTCTTCAGTTGTCCTTGGCTTTGGAAACACTGCTTACTCCTCTGAAGGAGCTTTTCCCCCACTTCTTGTCTCTCTTGTTTCAAGGATGCCAATTGTCTTTCCAACTCATTTATCTTGCCTTCAAGAGACTCCACAACCCGTTTTTGTTCCATACACCACCCAAACTCGGGAACCAAGGCTTTCTTCATTTGCTCACAAGCCGAGATTTGTTGTCTCCTCTTTTCTATTTCTTGGTAAGAACCAGCTACACGGGATATTTTTTGGGTCAACACTTCTAACTTCCCACCAATAAGAGCTACCTTGGGAGGGGCAAAGTATTTGGCTCCAAGTAACAAATCCATGGCCACTTTCACTTTTGATAGTTGGCCTGTTTCCACAAATTCTTTTAATGGCTGCGTTAACGCTTCCTTTACCACCTTCAAAGCCCCATCAATTTCCTCCCTTGATGTCAATTGAGTGGCCGGTAACTGCAAAATGGCCGAGCAACATTCTGGTTGGATTAGAGCATCGGCCGAAAATGCCCTCATGAAAGCCTGAAGTTCGGCTTCAAATCCTTGATTACATTCCTACAATGTCAGCCACTAACAATAAGTTCTTCCGCATAATAGAAGGGAAGTAATCACAAAACATGTTTGGTGCATACTTACTAGTTCATTAGCCAACACCAGGTGTTGCTCACTAAACGACGAGGAGGGAATACTGGCTTGCGTTGAAGTTTGGGTGAGCACAAGTGTTTCTTCCATATTCCTTGTCACAGCTTCGCTTTCAGCCATTCTTTCAAGAGAAATTATCTCCCCCACAGGTTCGCCACTACTTGGTTGGCCATCTTTATCAATGGTTATTTCCATGGATTCCTCTGTTTCACTAGGAATGGCATTTTGGACGTTGGCCTTCTGCAAATTCATCATATAAAGTATGTCATATTTATGCTCAAGCTAATAACCAATTCTTCACTCTAGTGTTGTGTCGTACCTTGATTGTCTCTAGGCAACTTCGTTTGGCCACGCACAATTGTTCTTCGCTCTCAGACGATTGCTCATCTTGTGTTACCGGTTGTTTCGCTGGAGGAGATTGAGACGTTGAAGACAAAGTGGCACCATCTGTTATTCAAATGAGACAAAACAGGAATACCATTAGCCATCGGCCATGATTCCTTACATAATGGCCGACTGCAATTCAAATTGATTTCGGCTTACCTTTGGCCGCCTCAGTGGCCGCACTATGGATGGCCTTTCTCTTTGTGCTCCCTTTAGCACACTTCTTCAAAGATTCTTGGCCACCTACAATCAACAAAGCCGAAATTAGTGAACAAACTAACATGTGTCTAAATGAAAGTacactgggggggggggggggcaacaaCTTACTTATAGTTGGGATTGCTCTAGCAACTTTGCTTGTTATTTTACCACGCCTTACAGCTTTCGGCTTCTCTTGTGCCCATGGATTTCCTGCAAAAGCCGATCGCCTAGCCGACACCAACCCATCTTTAAAGCGGCTACCTACTCTTTTCGCCCACCACTCTCTGAACTGGGAGGAACTCTTGCTAGTTGCTACTCTTGTCTTCATGGGAAAGCTCATGTTGTACACAAACGCCTTGTTATTCTGCTCAATGTCGTCCTTGTTGGAGAAAATGGCTCGCAATGAACTATATCGGTTTGACGATTCTGGCACCGGAGCTGGTATAGCTTGATAATATCCCAACTGACGACTGAAATAGGATGGTGAATATAACTCCACTCCACACTTGAGTGTTTTACCAGACAAGACACCCCAGAAGAGATCCCTCATACCTATTGCACTCTTCCAAGCTGAACACGCAGTCTCCCATCTCGTCTCACTTTCTGAGGCGTGTTGGCTGATATCCATTGCAAGGTAGGATGGATACTTCCTACTGAAACAAACGACAAACTGTTCTACAGAAAACTCTGAAC is a window from the Rosa chinensis cultivar Old Blush chromosome 2, RchiOBHm-V2, whole genome shotgun sequence genome containing:
- the LOC112185430 gene encoding uncharacterized protein LOC112185430 isoform X1; this translates as MASKGTREDNYEGKQKSITKRSFALAEALSQATEKNASAFMNRITQRVLNEGGVRQLGLSFQSDIPADVEKILSQHEVDDSSYFSEGKAWGAWGTKPGKWPGETANWIPWVKRVEKRFGEIWKRLEIYDAIKLSTITIPCDRSLLAAAMCFWSSQTNSLELQFGALSPTLIDIAAIIGLPPHGQVVDIVFAEGKFDIDLGGELRDRSKGRPAVANYNTWIEVFNSGLGNKSLDSIGSPEEREENQQETMEVTHVEHAAFLAFWICKYLVCTTSKKVNVEYYKLAEALASKEVQESDQLLALGPFVLAHLYRCLHHCVTEGLNPNWSGPLWIFQLWLHSYFPTFRQPGLALAVDTTLGQQLAPLDLLPHSAEECFEVLFKCSEFSVEQFVVCFSRKYPSYLAMDISQHASESETRWETACSAWKSAIGMRDLFWGVLSGKTLKCGVELYSPSYFSRQLGYYQAIPAPVPESSNRYSSLRAIFSNKDDIEQNNKAFVYNMSFPMKTRVATSKSSSQFREWWAKRVGSRFKDGLVSARRSAFAGNPWAQEKPKAVRRGKITSKVARAIPTISGQESLKKCAKGSTKRKAIHSAATEAAKDGATLSSTSQSPPAKQPVTQDEQSSESEEQLCVAKRSCLETIKKANVQNAIPSETEESMEITIDKDGQPSSGEPVGEIISLERMAESEAVTRNMEETLVLTQTSTQASIPSSSFSEQHLVLANELECNQGFEAELQAFMRAFSADALIQPECCSAILQLPATQLTSREEIDGALKVVKEALTQPLKEFVETGQLSKVKVAMDLLLGAKYFAPPKVALIGGKLEVLTQKISRVAGSYQEIEKRRQQISACEQMKKALVPEFGWCMEQKRVVESLEGKINELERQLASLKQERQEVGEKLLQRSKQCFQSQGQLKKIEADLKASEPRCMQLESDLQATSCTLGALNDLLAEE